A window of Tripterygium wilfordii isolate XIE 37 chromosome 7, ASM1340144v1, whole genome shotgun sequence contains these coding sequences:
- the LOC120002341 gene encoding DNA repair protein RAD5A isoform X2 produces MGSKVTDELLSTVRSVVGSDYSDMDIIRALHMAKGDATAAINIMFDTPSFRKPKTTRKPPDISSRDSSSDKLVAKKDHENSLSDIKEVDSRETGAGDVGGAVVEDARVITNDSIGSQWWLVGTGEVSGLSTCKGRALKAGDEFAFTFPAKSGASSPSPGKAFGRGRQVAGCSEIVRFSTKDSGEIGRIPNEWARCLLPLVRDKKVRIQGFCKSAPNLLGIMDPIHLSISVYINSSMFRKLHRTTLKATSNSTEQSVVHPLPNLFRLLGLTPFKKAELTPGDLYQKKRPFNSEGAPGLPASLLPANKSKNQSQSENDFEPEESISDADLNTIVGVGDHSLLEEMDPPGTLQCELRPYQKQALHWMIQLEKGQCLDEAATTLHPCWEGYHLADKRDLVVYLNAFSGEATIEFPSTLQMARGGILADAMGLGKTIMTLALLLAHSERGGSLGSRSNSQSSGEGIEVDDIESEFPDPSRKATKFSGFDKMMKQKNKLITGGNLIVCPMTLLNQWKAEIETHAQPGALSLYIHYGQSRLKDAKILAQSDVVITTYGVLASEFSAENSEENGGLLSVRWFRVVLDEAHTIKSSKSQISMAATALVADRRWCLTGTPIQNNLEDIYSLLRFLKVEPWGNWAWWNKLIQKPFEEGDERGLKLVQSILKPIMLRRTKFSTDREGRPILVLPPAHSEVIYCELTDAEKDFYEALFKRSKVKFDQFVEQGRVLHNYASILELLLRLRQCCDHPFLVMSRGDTQEYSDLNKLARRFLKGGCNSLEGEDKEVPSRAYVQEVVEELRKGEQGECPICLEAFEDAVLTPCAHRLCRECLLASWHNSTSGLCPV; encoded by the exons ATGGGCAGTAAGGTTACGGACGAACTCCTCTCCACCGTCCGATCCGTCGTGGGTTCTGATTACTCTGACATGGACATCATCAGAGCACTACACATGGCAAAGGGCGACGCCACTGCCGCAATCAACATCATGTTCGACACCCCCAGTTTCAGGAAACCCAAGACAACGCGCAAACCCCCCGATATCTCCTCTCGTGATTCGAGTTCTGATAAACTAGTGGCTAAGAAAGATCACGAGAATTCTTTGAGTGATATCAAGGAAGTTGATTCACGTGAAACTGGTGCAGGAGATGTTGGTGGTGCTGTTGTTGAAGACGCGAGGGTTATTACTAATGATTCGATTGGGAGCCAGTGGTGGCTTGTGGGTACTGGTGAAGTGAGTGGGTTGTCAACGTGCAAAGGGAGGGCTCTCAAGGCTGGTGATGAATTCGCTTTCACTTTTCCGGCCAAGAGTGGTGCTAGTTCGCCGTCACCAGGGAAGGCTTTCGGAAGAGGGCGGCAAGTTGCAGGCTGTTCAGAGATTGTCAGGTTTTCTACAAAGGACAGTGGAGAG ATTGGTCGAATACCAAATGAATGGGCTCGGTGTCTTTTGCCACTTGTGAGGGATAAGAAAGTTAGAATACAAGGATTTTGTAAGTCTGCTCCAAATCTTTTAGGCATAATGGACCCAATTCACTTGTCGATAAG TGTATACATCAATAGTTCTATGTTCCGCAAGCTTCATCGGACGACACTTAAGGCTACCAGCAATTCCACTGAGCAATCAGTAGTTCATCCTCTTCCAAACTTGTTTCGCTTGCTTGGTCTGACCCCCTTCAAGAAG GCAGAACTCACTCCTGGTGATTTGTACCAGAAGAAGCGGCCTTTCAACTCAGAG GGTGCACCTGGTCTGCCTGCATCACTGTTGCCTGCTAACAAATCGAAGAATCAGTCTCAAAGCGAAAACGATTTTGAACCTGAGGAGTCCATTTCAGATGCTGATCTCAACACTATTGTTGGTGTTGGAGACCACTCCCTATTAGAG GAAATGGATCCCCCTGGGACCCTTCAGTGTGAACTTCGCCCTTATCAGAAACAGGCGCTTCATTGGATGATCCAGCTGGAGAAGGGACAGTGCTTAGATGAGGCAGCAACAACCCTTCACCCTTGCTGGGAGGGTTATCACCTGGCAGATAA GAGGGACCTTGTTGTCTATTTGAATGCATTTTCAGGCGAAGCCACAATAGAATTTCCAAGCACACTTCAAATGGCCAGAGGAGGA ATTCTGGCAGATGCAATGGGGCTTGGCAAGACCATTATGACTTTAGCCCTTCTTCTTGCTCATTCAGAAAGAGGCGGATCACTAGGTAGTCGATCAAATAGCCAATCTTCTGGTGAAGGTATTGAAGTTGATGATATTGAAAGTGAATTTCCGGACCCTTCAAGGAAGGCAACAAAGTTTTCAGGCTTTGATAAGATGATGAAGCAGAAGAACAAGCTCATAACTGGTGGAAATCTTATTGTGTGTCCTATGACTCTTCTTAACCAGTGGAAG GCAGAGATTGAAACTCATGCCCAACCTGGAGCTCTCTCACTATATATTCACTATGGACAAAGTAGACTGAAGGATGCCAAAATTCTGGCTCAGAGTGATGTTGTGATTACAACTTATGGGGTTTTAGCTTCAGAATTTTCTGCAGAG AATTCTGAAGAAAACGGGGGACTTCTCTCAGTTCGGTGGTTTAGAGTGGTTCTTGATGAGGCACATACCATAAAATCCTCTAAAAGCCAAATTTCCATGGCTGCTACTGCACTAGTTGCTGATCGCCGTTGGTGTCTGACCGGCACTCCTATACAG AACAACCTGGAGGATATTTACAGTCTTCTTCGATTTTTGAAGGTGGAACCTTGGGGGAATTGGGCCTG GTGGAATAAACTTATCCAAAAGCCATTTGAGGAGGGGGATGAAAGAGGGCTGAAATTGGTTCAATCCATTTTGAAGCCTATTATGTTAAGGAGAACAAAATTTAGCACAGATCGCGAGGGCAG GCCAATTTTAGTTTTACCCCCTGCTCATAGTGAGGTGATTTACTGTGAACTCACAGATGCTGAAAAAGACTTCTATGAGGCCTTATTTAAGAGATCCAAG GTGAAGTTCGATCAATTTGTCGAGCAGGGAAGGGTGCTTCATAATTATGCTTCTATATTGGAGTTACTTTTACGTCTTCGGCAATGTTGTGATCATCCATTTCTAGTGATGAG CCGAGGTGATACACAAGAATATTCAGATCTGAATAAGCTAGCTAGACGATTCCTAAAAGGTGGTTGTAATTCACTTGAAGGGGAAGACAAAGAGGTGCCTTCCCGGGCTTATGTTCAAGAGGTCGTGGAGGAGTTGCGTAAAGGGGAGCAGGGAGAGTGTCCAATATGTCTCGAAGCATTTGAAGATGCTGTATTAACACCTTGTGCTCATCGGTTATGTCGAGAGTGTCTCTTGGCAAGCTGGCATAATTCTACGTCAGGTTTATGTCCTGTTT GA
- the LOC120002341 gene encoding DNA repair protein RAD5A isoform X1 — protein sequence MGSKVTDELLSTVRSVVGSDYSDMDIIRALHMAKGDATAAINIMFDTPSFRKPKTTRKPPDISSRDSSSDKLVAKKDHENSLSDIKEVDSRETGAGDVGGAVVEDARVITNDSIGSQWWLVGTGEVSGLSTCKGRALKAGDEFAFTFPAKSGASSPSPGKAFGRGRQVAGCSEIVRFSTKDSGEIGRIPNEWARCLLPLVRDKKVRIQGFCKSAPNLLGIMDPIHLSISVYINSSMFRKLHRTTLKATSNSTEQSVVHPLPNLFRLLGLTPFKKAELTPGDLYQKKRPFNSEGAPGLPASLLPANKSKNQSQSENDFEPEESISDADLNTIVGVGDHSLLEEMDPPGTLQCELRPYQKQALHWMIQLEKGQCLDEAATTLHPCWEGYHLADKRDLVVYLNAFSGEATIEFPSTLQMARGGILADAMGLGKTIMTLALLLAHSERGGSLGSRSNSQSSGEGIEVDDIESEFPDPSRKATKFSGFDKMMKQKNKLITGGNLIVCPMTLLNQWKAEIETHAQPGALSLYIHYGQSRLKDAKILAQSDVVITTYGVLASEFSAENSEENGGLLSVRWFRVVLDEAHTIKSSKSQISMAATALVADRRWCLTGTPIQNNLEDIYSLLRFLKVEPWGNWAWWNKLIQKPFEEGDERGLKLVQSILKPIMLRRTKFSTDREGRPILVLPPAHSEVIYCELTDAEKDFYEALFKRSKVKFDQFVEQGRVLHNYASILELLLRLRQCCDHPFLVMSRGDTQEYSDLNKLARRFLKGGCNSLEGEDKEVPSRAYVQEVVEELRKGEQGECPICLEAFEDAVLTPCAHRLCRECLLASWHNSTSGLCPVCRKVISRQDLITAPTESRFQIDIEKNWVESSKIVVLLRELENLRLSGSKSIIFSQWTAFLDLLQIPLSRLNIPFVRLDGTLNLQQREKVIKLFSEDDNILVLLMSLKAGGVGINLTAASNAFVLDPWWNPAVEEQAVMRIHRIGQTKNVMIKRFIVKGTVEERMEAVQARKQRMISGALTDQEVRTARIEELKMLFT from the exons ATGGGCAGTAAGGTTACGGACGAACTCCTCTCCACCGTCCGATCCGTCGTGGGTTCTGATTACTCTGACATGGACATCATCAGAGCACTACACATGGCAAAGGGCGACGCCACTGCCGCAATCAACATCATGTTCGACACCCCCAGTTTCAGGAAACCCAAGACAACGCGCAAACCCCCCGATATCTCCTCTCGTGATTCGAGTTCTGATAAACTAGTGGCTAAGAAAGATCACGAGAATTCTTTGAGTGATATCAAGGAAGTTGATTCACGTGAAACTGGTGCAGGAGATGTTGGTGGTGCTGTTGTTGAAGACGCGAGGGTTATTACTAATGATTCGATTGGGAGCCAGTGGTGGCTTGTGGGTACTGGTGAAGTGAGTGGGTTGTCAACGTGCAAAGGGAGGGCTCTCAAGGCTGGTGATGAATTCGCTTTCACTTTTCCGGCCAAGAGTGGTGCTAGTTCGCCGTCACCAGGGAAGGCTTTCGGAAGAGGGCGGCAAGTTGCAGGCTGTTCAGAGATTGTCAGGTTTTCTACAAAGGACAGTGGAGAG ATTGGTCGAATACCAAATGAATGGGCTCGGTGTCTTTTGCCACTTGTGAGGGATAAGAAAGTTAGAATACAAGGATTTTGTAAGTCTGCTCCAAATCTTTTAGGCATAATGGACCCAATTCACTTGTCGATAAG TGTATACATCAATAGTTCTATGTTCCGCAAGCTTCATCGGACGACACTTAAGGCTACCAGCAATTCCACTGAGCAATCAGTAGTTCATCCTCTTCCAAACTTGTTTCGCTTGCTTGGTCTGACCCCCTTCAAGAAG GCAGAACTCACTCCTGGTGATTTGTACCAGAAGAAGCGGCCTTTCAACTCAGAG GGTGCACCTGGTCTGCCTGCATCACTGTTGCCTGCTAACAAATCGAAGAATCAGTCTCAAAGCGAAAACGATTTTGAACCTGAGGAGTCCATTTCAGATGCTGATCTCAACACTATTGTTGGTGTTGGAGACCACTCCCTATTAGAG GAAATGGATCCCCCTGGGACCCTTCAGTGTGAACTTCGCCCTTATCAGAAACAGGCGCTTCATTGGATGATCCAGCTGGAGAAGGGACAGTGCTTAGATGAGGCAGCAACAACCCTTCACCCTTGCTGGGAGGGTTATCACCTGGCAGATAA GAGGGACCTTGTTGTCTATTTGAATGCATTTTCAGGCGAAGCCACAATAGAATTTCCAAGCACACTTCAAATGGCCAGAGGAGGA ATTCTGGCAGATGCAATGGGGCTTGGCAAGACCATTATGACTTTAGCCCTTCTTCTTGCTCATTCAGAAAGAGGCGGATCACTAGGTAGTCGATCAAATAGCCAATCTTCTGGTGAAGGTATTGAAGTTGATGATATTGAAAGTGAATTTCCGGACCCTTCAAGGAAGGCAACAAAGTTTTCAGGCTTTGATAAGATGATGAAGCAGAAGAACAAGCTCATAACTGGTGGAAATCTTATTGTGTGTCCTATGACTCTTCTTAACCAGTGGAAG GCAGAGATTGAAACTCATGCCCAACCTGGAGCTCTCTCACTATATATTCACTATGGACAAAGTAGACTGAAGGATGCCAAAATTCTGGCTCAGAGTGATGTTGTGATTACAACTTATGGGGTTTTAGCTTCAGAATTTTCTGCAGAG AATTCTGAAGAAAACGGGGGACTTCTCTCAGTTCGGTGGTTTAGAGTGGTTCTTGATGAGGCACATACCATAAAATCCTCTAAAAGCCAAATTTCCATGGCTGCTACTGCACTAGTTGCTGATCGCCGTTGGTGTCTGACCGGCACTCCTATACAG AACAACCTGGAGGATATTTACAGTCTTCTTCGATTTTTGAAGGTGGAACCTTGGGGGAATTGGGCCTG GTGGAATAAACTTATCCAAAAGCCATTTGAGGAGGGGGATGAAAGAGGGCTGAAATTGGTTCAATCCATTTTGAAGCCTATTATGTTAAGGAGAACAAAATTTAGCACAGATCGCGAGGGCAG GCCAATTTTAGTTTTACCCCCTGCTCATAGTGAGGTGATTTACTGTGAACTCACAGATGCTGAAAAAGACTTCTATGAGGCCTTATTTAAGAGATCCAAG GTGAAGTTCGATCAATTTGTCGAGCAGGGAAGGGTGCTTCATAATTATGCTTCTATATTGGAGTTACTTTTACGTCTTCGGCAATGTTGTGATCATCCATTTCTAGTGATGAG CCGAGGTGATACACAAGAATATTCAGATCTGAATAAGCTAGCTAGACGATTCCTAAAAGGTGGTTGTAATTCACTTGAAGGGGAAGACAAAGAGGTGCCTTCCCGGGCTTATGTTCAAGAGGTCGTGGAGGAGTTGCGTAAAGGGGAGCAGGGAGAGTGTCCAATATGTCTCGAAGCATTTGAAGATGCTGTATTAACACCTTGTGCTCATCGGTTATGTCGAGAGTGTCTCTTGGCAAGCTGGCATAATTCTACGTCAGGTTTATGTCCTGTTTGTAG GAAAGTTATCAGTAGGCAAGATCTTATTACTGCTCCAACTGAGAGTCGGTTCCAGATCGATATTGAGAAAAATTGGGTTGAGTCATCCAAAATAGTTGTTCTCTTGCGTGAACTTGAGAATCTTCGGTTATCAGGATCTAAGAGTATTATCTTCAGTCAGTGGACTGCGTTCCTGGATCTCCTACAAATTCCTCTCTCTCG GTTGAATATTCCATTTGTTCGTCTGGATGGGACTCTGAATCTGCAGCAGCGAGAGAAAGTAATAAAACTGTTTTCAGAGGATGACAATATCCTA GTTTTGCTGATGTCACTAAAGGCTGGTGGTGTTGGAATTAATCTAACAGCAGCTTCCAATGCCTTTGTCTTG GATCCATGGTGGAATCCAGCTGTGGAAGAACAAGCTGTTATGCGAATTCATCGCATTGGACAAACTAAAAATGTGATGATCAAACGGTTCATTGTTAAG GGAACGGTTGAGGAAAGGATGGAAGCAGTGCAAGCCCGGAAGCAGAGGATGATTTCCGGTGCCTTAACTGATCAAGAAGTCCGAACTGCACGCATTGAGGAACTAAAGATGCTTTTTACATAA
- the LOC120003118 gene encoding AT-hook motif nuclear-localized protein 11-like, which yields MEEKNSTVSESPAIDETASTESQSTAQKEVLPTEDAVVQPAVGEGVGSGGEGYGQVSDGIAVKRKRGRPRKFEISGPVSYISEPPPKRPRGRPRGSGRIQFLTSLGGCGIETAGGCFTPHVLELKAGQDIVPEISSLAVFPRAAIVLAASGALSSVVLARHGQPGGSVRYDGYFEILSLNGKFTFSKANGRPRRDGYLSVVLAHPDGGVFGGAVTGCLISANPVQIVVGTFKQSIRKKYRKRRFGGENSALNSVDDGLGSAMAAIPIEVVPRIDNNVSIIPTPAMPDPQPIREEEVSIDHGNNQTESRTSLRVHSCENNLESSPPPMSPENDIATP from the exons ATGGAAGAGAAAAATAGCACTGTTTCGGAGTCTCCGGCAATCGATGAGACTGCCTCTACGGAGAGCCAGTCAACGGCGCAGAAGGAGGTGCTTCCAACAGAAGACGCCGTGGTGCAGCCGGCTGTTGGCGAAGGCGTTGGCTCTGGAGGAGAAGGATATGGCCAAGTCAGTGATGGAATCGCTGTGAAAAGGAAACGAGGAAGGCCGAGAAAGTTTGAGATTTCAGGCCCCGTTTCTTATATTTCGGAGCCTCCTCCAAAACGGCCAAGAGGACGGCCCCGTGGTTCAGGGAGAATCCAGTTTTTGACTTCCCTTG GTGGATGTGGGATAGAAACTGCAGGAGGATGCTTTACACCTCATGTTTTGGAGCTAAAGGCAGGACAG GACATCGTACCCGAAATATCATCTCTGGCCGTGTTTCCTCGAGCAGCTATTGTTCTCGCTGCTTCTGGAGCGCTATCCAGTGTCGTTTTAGCGCGTCATGGACAACCTGGTGGTTCCGTGAGATATGAT GGCTATTTTGAAATCTTGTCGCTGAACGGGAAGTTTACTTTCAGCAAAGCGAATGGAAGGCCCCGCAGGGACGGCTACTTAAGTGTTGTGCTCGCACACCCTGATGGAGGCGTATTTGGTGGTGCTGTAACTGGATGCTTGATTTCTGCTAATCCAGTTCAG ATTGTAGTTGGGACATTTAAGCAGTCCATCCGCAAGAAATATCGAAAGAGGAGGTTCGGAGGTGAAAATTCTGCTTTGAATTCTGTCGATGATGGTTTAGGATCAGCCATGGCAGCTATACCGATTGAAGTCGTACCGAGGATAGACAACAATGTTTCCATCATTCCAACACCGGCAATGCCCGATCCACAACCGATTCGCGAGGAAGAAGTTTCTATCGATCATGGGAATAACCAAACCGAGAGCCGTACATCTCTGCGAGTTCATAGCTGCGAGAACAACTTGGAATCCTCGCCGCCGCCGATGTCTCCAGAGAATGATATTGCTACTCCTTAG
- the LOC120002188 gene encoding histone deacetylase HDT1-like, which translates to MADSMEFWGVEVKAGQPLKVTPTEGVMIHVSQAALGESKKDKGKEYVPLFVKCGDKKLVIGTLSSEKFPQVSFDLVFEKEFELSHNWKGGSVYFCGYQVPIPDEGDDYPDSDFSDEEEEIPLAKTENGKSVAKGDMAAAKSQAAKPESSTKQVKVIEPSKPEEGDSDEDSEDDSDEDDESESDLMMSEDDNDSDSDEEETPKKVEVVKKRANDSALKTPTSKKAKFSTPQKTDGKKGGGHTATPHPSKKADKTPANGANPKAKTPKSGGQFSCDSCDRSFGQEMGLQSHKKAKHGAN; encoded by the exons ATGGCTGATTCAATGGAGTTTTGGG GTGTTGAAGTCAAGGCCGGACAGCCTCTGAAAGTAACACCTACAGAGGGGGTTATGATACATGTTTCTCAG GCAGCTCTTGGTGAGTCGAAGAAAGATAAAGGAAAGGAATATGTGCCTTTGTTTGTTAAGTGTGGTGATAAGAAGCTTGTTATTGGAACTCTTTCTTCTGAGAAGTTCCCTCAAGTATCATTTGATTTAGTTTTTGAGAAAGAGTTTGAACTTTCTCACAACTGGAAAGGTGGAAGCGTCTACTTCTGTGGTTACCAAGTTCCTATACCTGATGA GGGTGATGACTATCCTG ATTCGGACTTTTCTGACGAAGAGGAAGAGATTCCGCTGGCCAAAACTGAGAATG GAAAATCTGTGGCAAAGGGTGATATGGCAGCAGCTAAGTCCCAAGCAGCCAAGCCTGAATCTTCTACAAAACAGGTTAAAGTTATAGAGCCAAGTAAACCTGAGGAAGGTGATTCTGATGAAGATTCTGAAGATGAttctgatgaagatgatgaaagcgag AGCGATCTTATGATGTCTGAGGACGATAATGATTCTGATTCTGATGAAGAAGAAACACCTAAGAAG GTTGAGGTAGTTAAGAAGAGGGCTAATGATTCTGCTTTAAAAACTCCAACATCTAAGAAGGCAAAGTTTTCTACCCCTCAGAAGACAG ATGGTAAGAAGGGAGGAGGGCACACTGCAACTCCTCACCCTTCAAAGAAAGCTGACAAAACACCTGCAAATGGAGCCAACCCTAAGGCAAAGACACCAAAATCAGGTGGTCAATTCTCATGCGACTCCTGTGACAG GTCATTTGGACAGGAAATGGGTCTGCAGTCTCACAAAAAAGCCAAGCATGGAGCCAACTAG